GTCAATGCGGGCGTGCAATAGAAACGATTCGCGCCGTAAAGAAACGCTTTTCGCCCCATGGTGCGCGTTGTATCGTTGCTGTGAAGCAACGTGTTACGGCCCTCGCCCACTTGGGGATTACCCGCGTTTTGGGCTCCGTTCGGCGGCTTGGCCGTCGGCAGTAGGGGTTCCCCGGGGAGTCCTTCACAACCCAGAAATCACACTGCGACCACCTAAATCTGAGACGGATGCTCAGGCACAGGTCTGACCTTTATCGAGGTCTGCCGCGTGTTGTCCAACACGTCATAAGTGTTTTCTGGAAAAGGAGTTTCCAATGTTCAAACGCAAGAGCGTCAATATCGCTGCTTTGCTGGCCCTGGGCGTGGCGCTGCCCGCTTTGGCGCAGCAGCAACTGGACAAGGTGGAGATCACCGGTTCGTCGATCAAGCGCATCGATGCTGAAACCGCGCTGCCGGTGAGCGTGATCAACCGTGAAACCATCAACAAGAGCGGCGTCGCCAACGTGCAGGAGCTGGTCGACCGCCTGAGCTACAACAACGGTGGCGGCCTGGCACTGGGTCAGTCCATCGGTGACGGCTCGGCCAACGGCCAGACCGGTGCCTCGCTGCGCGGCCTGGGCCGCTCGCGCACCCTGGTGCTGCTCAATGGTCGCCGCATGCCGGTCTACCCGTTCTCGGGCCAGGGCGTCGACCTGAACTCCATCCCGCTGGCGGCGATCGAGCGCATCGAAGTGCTGCGTGACGGCGCCTCGGCCACCTACGGTTCCGACGCCATCGGCGGCGTGATGAACTTCATCACCCGCAAGGACTACCAGGGCGGCGAGCTGTCGGTCGGCCTGGAGTCGCCGCACAAGGTGGGTGACGTGTTCTCGCTGTCTGGCGGCTTCGGCTTCGGCGATCTGGCCAAGCAGAAGTTCAACGTGATGGGCACGTTCAACTACCAGACCTATGACGCCATCCGCGCTGCGGACCGCGGCTTTGCCTCCACCGGCAACCGGCCGGACATTGGTGTGGTCAAGGACTCGGGCAACACCTTCCCGGCCAATGCCGTGATCCCCAGCACCGGCCAATACGTGCCGCTGGCGGCCAACTACCCGGTCTGCGCGCCGCCGGATTCCTACGCTGGTTCGTCCAACTGCCGCTACGACTACACCCATTACATCGACCTGATTCCTCAGCAGGATCGGTACGGTGCCTTGGTCAAGGGCACGCTGGCGGCGAATGAGAACACCACGCTGTTCGCCGAAGTGGCCTACAGCCGCAACGAAATGATCCTCGGCTCGTCGCAGACGCCGTCGACCACCACCGGCAAGCCGGCCTATCTGTACCCGGGTGGCGGCAAGTGGTACCCGACCGCAGCGGTGGATGCCGTGCTGCCGGGCTACCGCGGCCCGCTGCGGATTTCCTGGCGGATGGTGGACGGCGGTCAGCGCCGCACGAAGGTCACCAATGATGTGACCCGCACCGTGATCGGCGCTGAAGGCTCGCTGGCCGGCTTCGACTACAAGGGTGCTGTGGTCTATGCCGAAGGCAAGGCCCGTGAAGACTACGTCAGCGGCATCTTCTCCGACACGAAGCTGGTGCAAGCGCTTGCGACCGGCCTGATCAACCCGTTCGGCGCGAATGATGCGGCCGGCCTGGCGGCCCTGCGCGGTGCGGAACTGAGCGGCAATGCCCGCAATTCCAAGACGAGCAATGCCGGTGTCGACCTGACCCTGACGCGCGAGCTCTTCAGTGTGGGTGCAGGCAATGCCGCCATCGCCGTCGGCGGTGAGTTCCGCAAGGAGAAGTACAACGACGGCTATTCGGAGCTCGCGGGTTCCGGCGACATCGTCGGCGGCTCCGGCACCGCCGGCAAGGTGGCGGCCGATCGCGACGTGACGGGTCTGTTCGCCGAAATGAACTTCCCGGTGCTGAGCAGCCTGGAGCTGAATGCGGCGGTGCGTCATGACCGCTACAGCTCGACCCAGGGCCAGTCGCGCGACGGCTCCTACAAGACGCCGAACCTGTCGTCCACCAGCCCGAAGCTGTCGCTGCGCTTCACCCCGATGACCGGTCTTCTGTTCCGCGCTGCTGCGGGCAAGGGCTTCCGTGCGCCGGCGCTGGACAACATGTTTGCGCCGTCGTCGCTGACCAACACGGGCGGCAATTTCACGGATCCGAACTATGACCAGGTGACCGGATGCACCGCTGCACCGAACACCGATTACTGCGACACGCAGCTGACGACCCAGACCAACAGCAACACCCAGCTGAAGCCTGAGAAGTCGAAAACCTTCACCGCGGGTGTCGTGTTCGAGATGATCAAGGACACCACCATCGGTGTCGATTACTTCGACATGAAGATCACCAACGGTCTGCGTTATCTGTCGGGCGATGACATCATGCGGGACTGGCTGCGTCATCGCACCGGCCCCAACAGCAGCACCTCGATCTTCGCCAATCGTCTGGTGGTGGATCCGGCCACCGGCTACCTGAACTA
The Roseateles amylovorans genome window above contains:
- a CDS encoding TonB-dependent receptor; translation: MFKRKSVNIAALLALGVALPALAQQQLDKVEITGSSIKRIDAETALPVSVINRETINKSGVANVQELVDRLSYNNGGGLALGQSIGDGSANGQTGASLRGLGRSRTLVLLNGRRMPVYPFSGQGVDLNSIPLAAIERIEVLRDGASATYGSDAIGGVMNFITRKDYQGGELSVGLESPHKVGDVFSLSGGFGFGDLAKQKFNVMGTFNYQTYDAIRAADRGFASTGNRPDIGVVKDSGNTFPANAVIPSTGQYVPLAANYPVCAPPDSYAGSSNCRYDYTHYIDLIPQQDRYGALVKGTLAANENTTLFAEVAYSRNEMILGSSQTPSTTTGKPAYLYPGGGKWYPTAAVDAVLPGYRGPLRISWRMVDGGQRRTKVTNDVTRTVIGAEGSLAGFDYKGAVVYAEGKAREDYVSGIFSDTKLVQALATGLINPFGANDAAGLAALRGAELSGNARNSKTSNAGVDLTLTRELFSVGAGNAAIAVGGEFRKEKYNDGYSELAGSGDIVGGSGTAGKVAADRDVTGLFAEMNFPVLSSLELNAAVRHDRYSSTQGQSRDGSYKTPNLSSTSPKLSLRFTPMTGLLFRAAAGKGFRAPALDNMFAPSSLTNTGGNFTDPNYDQVTGCTAAPNTDYCDTQLTTQTNSNTQLKPEKSKTFTAGVVFEMIKDTTIGVDYFDMKITNGLRYLSGDDIMRDWLRHRTGPNSSTSIFANRLVVDPATGYLNYIRGSWENVGKINVSGFDFSARTRVRTDFGSFTPGWEATLLTKSEESIVGTGSVRDNLGKYNLGGPVVRFKQTFTLDWDLGNWGASARYNRQNGYEDYDEVSKVKAYDLVDLQGQYRGIKNVTLTAGFRNLLDKKPPTTVQEDYFQVGFDPTYADVKGRTFYLRGTYKF